One Falco peregrinus isolate bFalPer1 chromosome 10, bFalPer1.pri, whole genome shotgun sequence genomic window, TATTGTCATTGGTGCAGatttgtcttgatttttttatttcccagacAATGTTCTGCTTTTTGGTATTAGAAAGGTGTATGTAAAAGTGGTGTTTCTTCTGAGGTCTTACAATTTGAAAAAGATAATGTGAAATgtgacacatttttaaaacaataaaatacaacGTTCTGAAAAAGGAATATATATAAAGGACTCCCAAGTTCTGATGACAGAAATAAGTACGATCAAAGAGTCTTAtgcctgaaataaaacattctgcAATATTACTTTCAGCCAGAGACAGGCAAGGTCCCACAGAtctaaagcagaaagaaaatgaaacaggagAGGGCAATTATGTATGCATCCTGTTTGCTCTTGTAAATGGTAACTACACCGATAACAGATAAtgtttctgaagtaattttggGATTTACTGCAGTATGGGACTGGAATGCTAGTGCTATCAGGTATCCACAATTGCAATAACTGAACACTGGAAAAAGTTTTAATCTTTATTCCCATGTAGTATTATCTGAGGATGAATGGAAACTGATTGTTAGATGAGACTCAGAAGAACCGGAAGAGAACGGATCATTCTTTTCAGTAAGATGATGATTCACTAGATGAGGTGAACAAACTATTCTGTTTTCTAGAGCAGAGTTGTGGTGGAAGGCTGTAACTGTTGTCCATTTTCGTAAAATGGTGACACCAAATAATTGTTGGAGACTTTCTCCTGTTGCAAGAGTCTGCATGTGTCCCCTGCCCcaaatacatgatttttttttttttagtttgttaaATGTTGTATGTAATGATAATACATCCATCATAAGTACCAAATATATAAGAAGTACCATCACACAATTATAGTAGAGGCTTCTTCCattgctttgctgctttcaggTCCTGTGTGCTGATAGACCCAGTATGTTCATATATTAACTTCTTTTCTAGCTTAGGGCCACATTGAACATACTTTTAACTGCCTATGTGTTTTATAATTCTTGGGGTTCTTTTAAACAATCGACTTGTAGTTGGTTCCCAGATAGCCAGTACTGGTTTAACCCAGTGAAGAATTTGGTTATTCTGTGTATTTAGGAAGGAGTTTACTCATTGTTGTCTTTAACTGTTGGTTTCCATCTCTACGTACGTTTGTTTCCTCTGTTGCTAACAGTTTTCACACACGCAGTTCATCATTCACTAGCTCTGCTAAGTGGGCTTTTGGttaagttaaataaaaattctagTGTAATTATATGACTACGGTGTGTATCAGTAGAGTCCGCCTAAAGCTATGTAACACTTTAAGAGTTCTCAAATGCTAAAATGCATACCCTGAAACTCCATCCTGTGCTGTCATCAAATTCTTGATTGTATATGGGATGTATGGTCAATTTCTGTAAGCAGTCGAACTTCAGTCTCGCTCTGAAGAAGTTCCATACTGATTAATGTATGACGGTTCCCTATAAGGTTTCAGCATCATCACTCACTGGCTGACTTCTTACGCAGGTCCTTCCTCACCAGAGACAAATTCAGAGTTTCTTTCTTACTTCAAAGCTTTGTCTCTGCAGtatattctgctttcatttgtaaCTTCTTCATTTATAGTGGGCTTTGCAAACCAGACCATTTTGTTTCTTAGCTGATTCTTCTCTAGACTTTGAGTCTTtgttataatattttttttcctaaatgttaATGTGGCTCCTAGGGTCACAGGCTGGTTTGcattggaaaggaccttaaagataatCTAGTTCCAGCTGCActgtcatgggcagggacactttccaatagaccaggttgctcaaaggcCCCTCCATCCTGGCcttgaacgcttccagggatggggcattcacagcttctctgggcaacctgtgccagtgtctcgccaccctcacaggaaagaatttcttcctaatatctaatctaaattaccttcttctagtttaaaaccattaccccttgtcctgttgctacaggctCTACTAAAAtttctgtctccatctttcttataagccccctttaagtattgatAGGCCActgataaggtctccctggagcctgctgttctccaggctgagcaagactgactctctcagcctgttttcataggagaggtgctccagccctctgatcatcttcctggccctcctctggacttgcttcaacaggtccatgtcctctTATTTTGGGGGCCCCAGACCTGGACACGGTACTCCAGGTGGGCTCtcacaggagcagagcagaaaggggTGCTGGCCACGCTTGTTGTGATACGGCCCAGgttacagttggctttctgggccaTGGGTGCACATtgttgggccatgttgagcttcttgtccaccagcacccccaagtccttctcctcaagGCAGCTcccaatccattctctgcccagcctgtattgataaTGGtggttgccctgacccagatgcaggaccttgcacttggccttgttgacttcatgaggttcacaggggcccacttctcaagcctgtcaagtttcctctggatggcatcccttcccccTGGCATGTCAGGTGCATGATTCAActtggtgtcattggcaaacttgctgagggtgcatcAGTCCTACTGCCCACATGCCAACAAAGTTGTtgaacagtactggtcccagtgCGAACCCCTGAGAAATGCCACTCGTCACCAGTCCtcacttggacattgagctgttgcCCACAGCTCTTTTCAGTACGActatccagccaattccttatccattAAGTAGTCCACCCAtgaaatccatgtctctccacTTTAAAGACAAGGGTATCATGTGGCACAGTGTCAGAAGCTTTgtacaagtccaggtagatggcATCAGTcgctcttccctcatccatcaatgctgtaaccctgtcatagaaggccatcaaatttgtcaggcatggCTTGCCCTGATCTTCTCCTATAGCAGGTGCTTCTTCATTCGcacagtccctgcctttgcctcctgcaacttgggcagtgtggctgggttgtgctttaaccccagccagtaactaagtGCCACGCAGGGAcccgctccctccctccttccccaccccagggagctgggaggaaaaTCGGAAAGGAATGcgaaactcaagggttgagataagaacagtttaacaattgacataaaataaaagcaaaagaacaacaacaataataatagttataatgaaaaggagggagaagagaagaggaatgaaatccaaagggaaggaagaaaagtagGGACACgcaatacagctgctcaccacctgctgaccgatgcccagccagtcccagagcAAGGAtcagcagccctgccaccccccccacccccccccccgcagtttatataccgagcatgCCATCccgtggtatggaatacccctttggctagttcaggtcagctgtcccagctgtgtcccctcccagtctcctgtgtccctccagccctcccaccggcaaggcctgagaaaccaaaaagtccctGATCCAGTACAAACactacccagcaacaaccaaaaatatCAGCGTGTTATCAACGCTGTTCCCAtatcaaatccaaaacacagcactgccctagccaccaaaaagaaaattaactctatcctagcccAAACCAGGACATGCTGGAacacttgctggtgaagaccAAGACAAAAAAGTAGTTGAATATGAAGAATGGCTTAGATGTAAAAGCCATTCCCTTGCACTCCATATTCCAGCTCATAAATATCTCCTAAAATGAGTGGTTTATGAAACATTAAATTAACTCTTCCATTGAATTTCTTTGCCGTGGAAGATGTGGTTATGTCTAGATGAAAAAAAGTGATTCTAATTGGTTatgaaaagtaaagaaataatagTTTAATTTCAAGACAGTTTTTCCAAGGAAACTTCTGGGAGAATTTATGTAGTTGTTTACTTAGTAAGCTCTTGTGAATgttgttttttagtttttaagcAGTAGTTAAGGTGCAGTCAATTCAGTGTATCCTGATTAAAGTCCACCATCCCATACCCTgacccaaaagaaaacaaaaaaatctatcGAGGTGGAACTTTTTCCCCCTGAccttcatttctccttttgtgatatttactttttttttttttctgtttctaaaatgcTCTTGCTCTCCCCGAAGGTCACTAGGCACAGCAGGGGTTGTGTCTTTCCTGCTGTGAGTAAAacagggttttttggggggcaaGAAAATTAGGGGAGATAATGCGTACAAATCTGAGGAAAGTCTGACATTACTATCTTAGGTGTTCCTGAGGCTGTTCTTACTGACTGGCTTGCTTCTGTTTGACTCACTGTGATACATTGTTtcaggcttttttatttattttgtgttttaccAGATACAGAACTGTGGGATTTTTGTTGGGCTACGTTTTTGGGATTTTGCAAAAAACTGTCAAAATCTCTCTTTACTTTTGGTATCTGCATGTGTCTTTCCTGTCAGTTAAAGGGATCTATAGGGAAGGTAACAATGCAAGTTTAAGTAACTAAGAGCATACCAGAAtagtaaaaacagaagaaacttgATGGCAGGGGATGACAGGCTGAACTCACTTGATACTGGAGCTCTTTATGGAGTTCATCTCTCACTGTTTCTGGTTCCATTCCTGGTACAGCTAAATTTCAACTGTTCCTTTTTGCTCATTCCTTTTGGTTATTTACCTCTTGCATTTTCAAGTctttttccttgccttcttatttttccattcttttttctttatgacaGTTCTCTGCTGTTTGTTAAATTAAGAAATTCCACTGAATAATTGAAATCTAATTTAATAATGATTTAGTTATCCATGTAATAGAATTTATGTTACTTCATGTAACATGATTGTAGAAATACCTTTTGTTATTGAATTTCACTATAACTAGACATAATTTATCTCTTCTCTCTTACTTGGCTAAGTTTATACTTGGATTTGTTAACTTCATGGGgaattcattttctgttcttaccAATATGAAATCATAAGTAGGTTGAAAGTAAAGAAGACAATTTCCAAAGGCTTTGGACATACATATTCTGAATATAATAACtgtgtagaaagaaaaatgtggagaAACTTGTCAGCTTGTGTTATGCATCATGAAGTTTCTGAATGGtcaatatgaaaataaatttgcttatGTAGTTACAGAATATGAAGAAAGATTCAGTAATCACTATTCTCTAGTGATTTATGGTGCCTTCATAATACTGGATGTCCTTAAATGAAATGCGATTCCTGGTATGTTTTTTCAAGTAATAGCTGTTGGGCATTGGCACTAATGCCCAAGCTCTGGAGACAACTGAAAGCCTTGTCTGGCTTTTGGATCCatatatttatttgtctttcagTATCAAAATTGGTTCACTTCCACTATAAACAAAGTAGTATACATTGTTTTCCTTGGGTGAAGAATAGGTTTAATGTGAACTCTGGAAAGCATTTCACTCCTGTTTATGTAGATAAAGGTTGTTCAGGGATTTGGAGCCAATGTAAGTTTTGAGTTCTGCTTAGttgattaaaattaaatagcagaaataatttttttttactgtgtaacTAATTATAACATATATTTGACAATGCGTTTCATAATTCATTAGTGGTGATATCTTTCACTACTTGTTTTCCTGTGTCTCTTCAGATATCTTCTGAGGTTTGAACACCCTAATGCATGGCGCTCTATTTGAACAGAATTCATTTGCTTGCATATCTTTAGTTGTGATATGCTGAATCACTTAAAGATAACCAAGAAAgatattttacatttgaaacCCAAATTAGCATTTCACATTCTTAATTACTTTATAGCAGACTGTTCTTTATGTAGGACACTTGTAAAATTGATAATTGcatctttaaaatgctgttactCTTTATGTGTCCTGTTGCattcttcttaatttttaatggaataatttcaatgttttattgatgcctttgtctttttctcaacagttttcaaaatcttGTTAATGTGATGACATAAACTAGTAAAAAGGCATGTGGATTACATCATGGAAATCAGCAATGGTGATTGATATTATTCGAGTGGCACAGTAAGGGTCTACTGTATGAAATGTCAGAAGTTTatatttcttctggttttgcagtggTAAGTTTGTTCATTTTGTACTAAGTAAATAATAACTTTTTAACTTGTTATATAAGCTATATTTCTTTAGAAAGTAACATACCAGTAAATCAATGAAGATTTCTATCTTGCATATTATTTCTAATGTCTCTCAAGTTCAGAATTACTTACCAAAGTGTATATTGGaatctggtttattttattGGTATCCATTTGAAATGTAAGTTACTCGTCCTTAACATGTGCTAGCCTTTAATTAAACCATCTAGGTGAAATGGAATATCTAAATGACCCTGCTTTTCATCTTTGGGTTCATCCCCAAATGAGATCACTCCAGAAGGTGTTGAGCTTGTGTATAAAAGGGGAGAACATACAGACAAGTTTATCCATGTAGAAAATAGGTATAAACAATCATTATAGACAACACAGTgacatggtttttttctgtctttaactCAACTACTGATGCTTTGCCTGTTCACTCCttactgtattatttatattttctcttaagACAGAGTTCATTGGACATCTCACACTTTGTCCTGCCTTGTTACTTTTAAACAAGCAGAACGGAAGTTAGTACAGTAGCAGTACACACAGTGTACCTTTCCAGGCATTCATGTAAGGCAGTGGGAATAGCTAACAAGCAGGAGGGTTGTAGCAGCACACATACAATGCAGTTTTCCAGAATGTTTGAAATTTCCACTTTGTAATTGTCTTTTCTTCATTACAGAAAATGATGTGCTGTCTTATACAGTTGTTTCTGGAACTATACCAAGCAATACTTTTAGGATGCATTAACTTTCATTAAGAAATACTACTTGCATTTTGGATTCCTAAACAGACAATATAGTAATTGTTGTCAAtcatcaaaaatatttgtactgCTGAAGAACTGTACTGGCCTTGTCCCATTCTCTTTTTTGCTCTAGGACCATCTGACACCCAAACAGTAGATTTGTGAgaattcatgcttttttttttttttttttttttttccttccctcaccTTTGCTGAATATGAGAAACACCTGttgaaacaattttcttctgtttgtcaTTTTCAGCCTTTCTAAATAACACATAAAAGGTTTGATACTCTGTATTTGAAATTTGAAGTCTTCACATATGTCACTTGAACAGATTTTGTATAATCTGGAATTTGGtagatggaaaaggaaaggcatGCCATTATGTACAAATGTGAATCTGTTCATTGTCATGGATATTATGACAGGTTTGTGGTGGTATGCAGTTTGACAGATTGaatttttaaaggtgaaattAATAGAAGGATAAGACTGAACtgatttctattaaaaatgttattttgagaTTGGGCAACTTGAGTACTCCTACATCTCGCcctgaaatctgaaatacagacaCTCTCAAACTGGATGTTTTAAACTTTACTTTGAGTCTGAATTTACTTAAATCCAATGTAGGTGATGATTCATTTCACcaactgtatgaaaagtttaaaaatggaaaaggcttGGGAAACAGCCTTTTAGTACCTCAGAGAAGATTACTGAGAAGATAGAGCCAGGCTTTTTATTGACATAAATGATGCAAAAATAGGGGAGGCCCTGCCTGGGtattagaaaaaattattttcactacAAGGAcaaggttgcccagagaagttgtggagtATCTGTACTTGGAGTTTTTTAAGACTCAGCTGGACAAATCTGAGCTTAGTCTATATGTTCATTcgagcaggaggttggactagattGCCCCCCCAAAGTCCTTTTCAACTTGAATGATTTTATAATTCTGATTcaggcattttgttttatttcagttttactaTTAATGactgtaactattttttttaactggtgtgaattatttttttttaatccactgtTAATTTAAATTGCaattctgttttgttatttttgagcaatttggtttttttctaagcaacAAGTGAGTAAACATATGATTTTAATGGTTTCCTTCTTAGTATGTCAAACCATGTAACTGGAAACTGGGATATTAAGACCGTGATATGATACCTCTCATTTGACCAGACAAACTTAAATAATAATAGATTATATCATATGTACAGTGCATAAAGTAGTGTATTTTAGTAACTGGAGCCTAACTGGAACATTCCAGCCTTATATAAGCCATAAGTATGAACAACATTCACAAACAAGCGTTAAAGCTAGAACGACCACAGTAACCGAGTCAGCTACTTTGGAGCTTAGGTGGAAAACTTTTTTAATGCCATAAAGAAATACCACAGAAAGAAGGGGTATTAATACATTGCATAGACATATTAAGTTTTACATTAGGTACATTTCTGACAATGTATTCTTCAGATTTGCTATGTCTGtaggtgttttttaaatattttttctgattgttttgtttacctttttttgAAGGTTTCCCAATGAGTGGATCATGATGAACATACTTTAGGGACTTGCCATAGTATGGCTGCTTCTCGATCTACTCGTGTTACAAGATCTACAGTGGGTTTAAATGGGTTGGATGAAAACTTTTGTGGTAGAACATTAAGAAACCGTAGTATTGCTCATCCAGAGGAAGTTTCACCCCATCCTCAAATACGGTCAAGGTCACCAAAGAAGAGGCCGGAGTCTGTGCAAACTCAGAAGAGCAGTAATGGTGGAAGAACTACTGATTTGAAACAACAGAGTGCTCGGGAATCATGGGTGAGCCCTAGAAAGAGAGGGCTGTCTACTTCGGAAAAAGATAATGTTGATAAACAAACTGTGgaaaattgtgaaaaaaaacaagcagaacCTGTTTCACCAGTTTTGAAAAGAATTAAGCGCTGTCTACGTTCAGAGGCACCCAACAGTTCAGAAGAGGACTTGCCTACTAAAACAGAGAAGGAGTCATTGGAGCATAAAAGCTTAGTGTCGGACAATGATGCAGTCTCCACAGGGACTAAGCGAGCTTGTCGATGTCTTATATTGGATGATTGTGACAAAAGGGAAGTTAAAAAGGTGAATGTCTGTGCAGAAGGATTTAATAATTCTGCAATAGTTGATGAGATCGCAGGCTATCAGACTGTCAATGGAGTTGGTGAGAGAGACTCAAATTCTCTTAACTGTGATGACTGTCAGCTTGATGGGAACACTAAGCAAAACAGTGCGGGTTCCTGTACACCCAAGGACAAAACAGTAGCAGAAAACGGAAACTCATTTGCCCATTCTTCATTGTTGCTTAATAGCAGCAAGGAGGACAGTGTTGTAGACCATTATGTGCCTTGCACAAACTCTCAAGAACAGGTAAAGTTAGAGGACCACAAAACAATAAATGACTGCTTGCCTGAGGACCATGCTCATCAGGCATACGAGCCAGCCACAGGGTCCTTTTCTGAAATCCAGTCATCTTTGTTAAGGGATTCGGAGGAGGAGGTAGATGTTGTAGGAGATACTAGTGCCTCTAAGGAACAGTGTGCTGAAAACACCAATAGCAACCCGAATACTCATCATGACAGTGCATCAATCTCAGGTGAACCTGAACCACATTCTTCAGTGCTGGACTGTGTTTCAGCTCAAGTGACATCTATGTCAGAACTTCAAGAACACAGATACACATTGAGAACTTCACCACGAagggctgcccctgccagaAGTAGCCCTACTAAAAATAACTCTCCTTGTAGAGAAAACGGACAGgttgaagaaaataatctcagtCCCACTGAAAAGAATGTACCTGTAGGTATTAATAATATCAATGGATCTCCCAAAAAGtctgaagaaattaaacagaatgaaaaagagagaaattgtAATACGGGAGATCATGGGAGTGATGGACTAAGAAAGCCACTTTCTGAGGCTAGGCTTGTTGCTGGATATGTACCATCTGCCAAAGAGAGTGCCAACATCCACACTGCAGAGGATGATGAGGAAGAGCCTGATGTGTATTACTTTGAATCAGATCATGTGGCATTGAAACACAACAAAGAGTATGTGTAACTATGGTAACCAtgaattctgcttttgtttcttaccagaaatatataaattaatatgTATTTGAAGTACATTCACAAAAAATTAAGGGCTTTATAGTTTTCGTACTCTCTGGTCTTCATTTTACTTCCTTGTTTCTACctcaaacaaaattaaactatTTAATATGCAGTATGGTACAGCAATGTGGTTTATACATTCTAATTATGAGTTCTTTAGCCAGAacttggtttttgtttttgtttttttttttaaaaaaacacatctcgtctcttttttctaaaaaactaGCTGGAAACAAAACCGAAGGAATTATAACCCTTAATTAGAGTTGAGTTATTTATCAGCATATCCAATAGGCACAGCACATACAGCCTATGAAATTGTCATTCCGTTGTACACAGAATTTAAGGCTAGATACCTGTTTTCAGAGTGTCATGGGAAAGACTTACCATTATTATATTAAGGAAGATAAACTGATCAAATGCAGCAGTTTGAGAACTTTCTACAGAGTAAAATATGTTTGTACTGCTGTTCATATTCATTAAGTGTAAATACATAACATGTATTTAATGTATGagatttaatttctaattattattattagaaacAATCACTATCTTGGTTTTATGTCTGAATGTCTATCAGTAGAACTGTGGTAATAATACATTTGTGGTAACTGTGAAGGAGACTCTTGAAACAAAAGGGCAATTttctcagtgaagaaagtttACATGGAGAAAATTTGTCTTTAGATGATAAATCAGGCCACAGTTTTTATTGCACagtctttgttttgctgttttgacTTCCATGTTTTGTTGTTTAGTAGATATTCTATTTGTTGTGAGTATAGAAAGGCCAAATAGAGATGATCTTCAGTTTGATTCATATGAAGAGTTAAACCACTGCTAACAGTTTCTGTAAATCATCACAGCACAATTATTTTGAATGGGCAAGGCACAGATGATAGATTAATCCAGCAGAAGTTTGactattattttttgtattagAGTTGCATTATTTCTATAATGAAATTTTGTTCAGTATTGGATatgcataaattattttaatcagatAAAATTGTGAATTGGAGCATGGTTCAGGTAAACTATGATTTCAGAGTAACAATGAAATATCTGCAGTTTCAGCCATCCGCCCAAAGTGTATGGACACTTTCCCTGGTAGATAGATTTCTGTTTCCTAAACtgtaaatggggaaaaatggaCTGTTGTGTTTTGACAGTTTTTGGATGTCTCTGTATCTGTATGTAGGATGGCTTTAATAATTAGGTTAGTACAAAGATACATTAGTAAtgtgtctcttttttttgttatttattagGAAAAGAATGATAAAGATCATACCAGACTTTTAGATGTAGCCacaatttttac contains:
- the ZZZ3 gene encoding ZZ-type zinc finger-containing protein 3 isoform X2, with amino-acid sequence MAASRSTRVTRSTVGLNGLDENFCGRTLRNRSIAHPEEVSPHPQIRSRSPKKRPESVQTQKSSNGGRTTDLKQQSARESWVSPRKRGLSTSEKDNVDKQTVENCEKKQAEPVSPVLKRIKRCLRSEAPNSSEEDLPTKTEKESLEHKSLVSDNDAVSTGTKRACRCLILDDCDKREVKKVNVCAEGFNNSAIVDEIAGYQTVNGVGERDSNSLNCDDCQLDGNTKQNSAGSCTPKDKTVAENGNSFAHSSLLLNSSKEDSVVDHYVPCTNSQEQVKLEDHKTINDCLPEDHAHQAYEPATGSFSEIQSSLLRDSEEEVDVVGDTSASKEQCAENTNSNPNTHHDSASISGEPEPHSSVLDCVSAQVTSMSELQEHRYTLRTSPRRAAPARSSPTKNNSPCRENGQVEENNLSPTEKNVPVGINNINGSPKKSEEIKQNEKERNCNTGDHGSDGLRKPLSEARLVAGYVPSAKESANIHTAEDDEEEPDVYYFESDHVALKHNKDYQRLLQTIAVLEAQRTQAVQDLESLGRHQREALKDPIGFVERLQKKVDMGLPYPQRVVQLPEIAWDQYTTSLGNFEREFKNRKRNSRRVKLIFDKGIPARPKSPLDPKKDGESVSYSVLPLSDGPEGSTNSRPQMIRGRLCDETKPETFNQLWTVEEQKKLEQLLLKYPPEEVESRRWQKIADELGNRTAKQVASRVQKYFIKLTKAGIPVPGRTPNLYLYSKKSSSRRQHPLNKHLFKPSTFMTSHEPPVYMDEDDDRSSFHSHMDTAAEEEVSDEESIPITYRELPEYKELLEFKKLKKQKLQQMHAESGFVQHVGFKCDNCGIEPIQGVRWHCQDCPQEMSLDFCDSCSDCLHETEIHKEDHQLEPIYRAETFLDRDYCMSQGTSYNYLDPNYFPANR
- the ZZZ3 gene encoding ZZ-type zinc finger-containing protein 3 isoform X1 → MAASRSTRVTRSTVGLNGLDENFCGRTLRNRSIAHPEEVSPHPQIRSRSPKKRPESVQTQKSSNGGRTTDLKQQSARESWVSPRKRGLSTSEKDNVDKQTVENCEKKQAEPVSPVLKRIKRCLRSEAPNSSEEDLPTKTEKESLEHKSLVSDNDAVSTGTKRACRCLILDDCDKREVKKVNVCAEGFNNSAIVDEIAGYQTVNGVGERDSNSLNCDDCQLDGNTKQNSAGSCTPKDKTVAENGNSFAHSSLLLNSSKEDSVVDHYVPCTNSQEQVKLEDHKTINDCLPEDHAHQAYEPATGSFSEIQSSLLRDSEEEVDVVGDTSASKEQCAENTNSNPNTHHDSASISGEPEPHSSVLDCVSAQVTSMSELQEHRYTLRTSPRRAAPARSSPTKNNSPCRENGQVEENNLSPTEKNVPVGINNINGSPKKSEEIKQNEKERNCNTGDHGSDGLRKPLSEARLVAGYVPSAKESANIHTAEDDEEEPDVYYFESDHVALKHNKDYQRLLQTIAVLEAQRTQAVQDLESLGRHQREALKDPIGFVERLQKKVDMGLPYPQRVVQLPEIAWDQYTTSLGNFEREFKNRKRNSRRVKLIFDKVGIPARPKSPLDPKKDGESVSYSVLPLSDGPEGSTNSRPQMIRGRLCDETKPETFNQLWTVEEQKKLEQLLLKYPPEEVESRRWQKIADELGNRTAKQVASRVQKYFIKLTKAGIPVPGRTPNLYLYSKKSSSRRQHPLNKHLFKPSTFMTSHEPPVYMDEDDDRSSFHSHMDTAAEEEVSDEESIPITYRELPEYKELLEFKKLKKQKLQQMHAESGFVQHVGFKCDNCGIEPIQGVRWHCQDCPQEMSLDFCDSCSDCLHETEIHKEDHQLEPIYRAETFLDRDYCMSQGTSYNYLDPNYFPANR